Sequence from the Corallococcus sp. EGB genome:
GGTGAGCACCAGGGTGAGGATGTGGCGGATGGACGGCTCGTCGTCGGCGACGAGGACGGTGCGGAAGAGGGGCATGGGGGACGCCCATCATATGCTGTCCGGCCCCGCAGTCAGGGCGCGGGCAGGTCCAGCCGGAAACATGCGCCACCGCCCGCGCCGTCGCTCGCGTCCAGCCGGCCGCCCATGCCCTGGGCCAGGTTCAGGGACACCGCGAGGCCCAGGCCCGTGCCCTGCCGCCCCTTGGTGGTGAAGAACGGCTCGAAGAGACGCGCGCGCACCTCTGGCGACAGGCCCGGGCCGCTGTCCTCCACCTCCACCAGGACGCGCGCGTCCTCGCGCCGGGTGGAGATGCGCACGCGCCCCTCGCCCCCCATGGCCTGGGCGGCGTTGAGCAGCAGGTTGATGAGGATCTGCGACAGGGGCCCCGGATCCGCGCGGGCGAGCAGGCCAGGCGCCAGCTCCAGGGTGACGTCCACCCGGTCCAGCTCCGGCCCGGCGCGCACCAGCCGCACGCACGTCTCCACCACCTGCCCCACGTCCACCGGCCCCGGCTGTGTACTGGCCGGACGGCCCAGGTCCAGGAGCCCCCGCACGATGCGGTCGATGCGCAGGACCTCGTGGTCGATGCGCTCCAGGAAGTCCTTCAGCTCCGGCCCCTGCGCCTTCGAACGCGCCAGGGAGAGGTAGCCCAGGATGCCCGCAAGGGGGTTGCCCACCTCGTGCGCCACGCCCGCGGCCAGCTTTCCCACCGTGGCCAGACGCTCGGAGGCGACGAGCTCCGTCTGCGCCCGCGCGAGCCGCGCGTTCGCCTCCCGCAGCGCCTCCAGCTGCGAGCGCGTGAGGGCCTGCTCCTGGCGCAGCGCCTCCGCCATGCGCTGCAGCTCGCGCTGGATGCGCGACAGGAACGGGCCGCCCTGCCCCGAAAGGGGCACGTCCAGTTGCAGCCGGCCCAGTTGCGCCACGGACTTCTCCATGGCGCGCAAGGGCCGGCCCACCGCCAGGTCCAGCACCCCATAGGCCAGGACCGTCAGCACGAGCAGGTCCAACCCCAGCGCCAGCGGCAGGAAGGCGCGGATCCGCGCGAGCCCTTCCGTGTCCAGCGACCCCGGCAGCGCCAGCCGCCGCGCCATGTCCAGCAGGCGGATGAGCACCGGCTGCAGCGTCAGCCACGACAGGCCCGTGGACAGCGAGCCCAACAGGAACGCCACGCTGGCGATGCGCCACTTCATCCGCGCACCGGCGACAGGCTCCTCACCGCGTCCCGCCGAGCATCAGGGCCACGTCCACGGGCAGCACGCGCATGAGCAACGGTCCCAGGAGCATCACCTCCAGCCCCGCCAGCGCCAGCCACGGCCCGAAGGGGATGTTGGTGGGCCCCGGGACCCACTCATCAATCTCTTCCCCCTCCTCATCCAGCGGCGCGTCCGGGATGGGCTGGAACAGCAGGCTCCCGGGGACGAGCACCACCCGCTTCCACAGCGGCACACCGGGCTTCATGAAGTCCCACGTCATCGTGGGCTCGGGCTCCGCATCCTCCTCGGGAGCCGCTGGGGCCTCGGGCGCCGGGGTGACGGGCGCGTCCGCCTGGGGGTCCTGGGGAGGCGGAGGCTGCGCGGGGGCTTCTGCCTCCGGCGCGCCGCGCGGCCCTGCCCTGCCGGTGAAGGCCAGCAGCGCCACGCCCACGATGGAGCCCTGCAGCGACGCGAAGAAGAGGATGCCCAAAAGCGAGTGCCAGCCGAGGAAGGCCCCCAGGAGCGCGACGAGGTACTTGTCCCCGCCCCCCAGGGCCTCGCGCTTGAAGGCGCGCCAGCCGACGTACTCCATGAGCCGGAAGCCCAGGAACCCCACCGCCGCGCCCAGCACCGCGTGCCACACCGCGTCCACGCCCCGGGGGATGGCCAGCAGCACGCCCGCGACGATGCCCGGCACCGTCAGCGAGAACGGGAGGATCCAATGCTCCAGGTCGATGAAGGTGAGCGGCACGAGCAGGAACACCAACACCAGCGCGGGCACCAGCGCGTACGTCCAGTCAAAGCGCTTGAGACACGCGAGGAACAAGAGGCCCGTGAGCAGCTCCACCAGGACGTAGCGCGGAGAGATGGGCGCGCCGCAGCCGCGACACCTCCCGCGCAGCCCGAGCCACGACAGGACGGGGATGTTCTCGTACCAGGAGAGAACATGCCCGCACTTCGGGCAGCGGGACCCGGGCCGCACGATGCTCAGCCCCTCGGGGACCCGCGCGATGACGACATTGAGGAAGGACCCGATGCACAGGCCGAGGATGAACAGGAAGAGGATGAAGAGGGGCTCGGCCCAGCCCGGCGCGTAGGTGAACGTCACGGAGCCCGGAATCCTACCCGCCGCTTCCGGAGCTGGCGACTGCGCGATGGACGACGAAAACCGTCAGCGGCGGTGACAAAAATTGGCAGGCCCCCGGCTGATCCGCCACCGGCCCGGCTCGCCGGTCCTTGGAATCCGGGTGGTTGGGGGGAATGTTCGACCTGGCACTCTTCGTGCTAAGAGTTCGCACGTCGTTCAACCCCCCTCTGCCAATCGCGGAGTCCCCAAACATGATGAACCGTCTCTTCCGGAAGAAGGGTGGCTTTACCCTCATCGAGCTGATGATCGTGGTCGCCATCATCGGCATCCTGGCCGCCATCGCCATCCCGAACTTCATCCGCTTCCAGGCGAAGTCGAAGCAGTCCGAGGCGAAGACGAACCTCAAGGCCATCTTCACCGCGCAGAAGTCGTACTTCGGTGAGAAGGACAAGTACGTCACCGACTTCACGGTCATCGGTTTCGATCCTGAGCCCGCGAACCGCTACAGCTACGGCCTGAAGGCGGGCTGCGTTGCCGCCGTCCCCGCCACGGCCGCCGGCCGCGTGGACGCGAAGACGGGCTGCATCGGCCAGGACTCCGGCAAGTTCGCGACGGCGCCGACCGCCGCCAACGCGTTCGGCACGCTGGGCATCGAGGGCACCTGCCCGAGCTGCAACTTCTACGCGAACGCGATCGGCAACGTCGACAACGACCCGGCCGGTGACGTGTGGGGCATCACCTCCAATCCGACGGGCGGCACGCTGACGGGCACCTGCGGCGTGGACACCACCATCTCCTCCGCTGGCGAGCCGGGCAATGCGTACAACGACGTGAGCTGCGAGTAATCGCACCTCACACAGCCTCTTTGCTTCGCTGACGAAGTGAAGCAGAGGTGGCACAATAGATGGGGTGCCCGGGCATAGTCGGGCACCCCATTTTCGTTGGTTGAAGCCATGATCAAGGTGTTGGACCTGCTGAGATTCGCCCCGGGCCTGCTGCTGCTGGCCACCCTGTCCGCGCCGCCGGGCCGTCCTGCCCAGAAGCAGGGAGGCGGTCCCCTCCTTCCACGCCCCGGCCTGCTCCAGACGCTTTTCAAGTCCCAGCAGGGGCTGGTCACGGACTACTTCTGGATCATGATGATGAACCGCATCGGCATCGCCGTGCGGCCAGATCAGTACCGGGACGTGTACGACTACGCGGAACTCGTCACCGACCTGGATCCGAAGTTCCGACAGGCCTACCTCTACGGCGGCATCACCATCCCCGTGCACCTGGGGCGTGAGAAGTACGCCAACACCGCGGAGTCGACCCGGTTGCTGCGCAAGGGGCTCCAGCACCTGCCGGACAACGAGCAGATCGCCTTCCAGCTTGCCTACAACCTGATGTTCTTCGACAAGAACTACAAGGAGGCGGCGGACATCATCCAGGAGCTGTCCAAGCGGCCGGACGCACCTCCATGGTACTCGGCGCTCGCCACGCGCCTGTATGCGCAGTCCGGCGACTTCGACAACAGCCTCTCCTTGAGCATGGCCTTGCGCGACGGCGCCCAGGACGAAGAGACGCGCGAGTTCTATGCTCACCGGGTGGAGGAGATCCGCCAGGAGCGGATCCTGCGTGACCTGGATGCGGCCATCCAGCACTACAAGGCCCGGGAGGGGCACCTGCCCGACGGGCTGGCGGCCCTGGTCACCTCAGGCGACCTGCCCCGGATCCCGGAGGATCCGTTGGGAGGCAAGCTCTTCCTGGGTGAGGATGGCCGCGCGTACTCCGACGCGGTGAAGTTCCGCATGGAACTCATCCAGGACGAGCGCGACGAGAACGGCGAACGCCTGGTGCCCAAGCCCCGAGTCACGACCCATGACGAATCCCAACCCTGAAGCCCCGCCCATCCTGGCGCAGGGACTCCACAAGACCTACAAGGTCGGCTTCTGGTTCAACCGCACCGTCCGGGCGCTCCAGTCCATGGACCTGCGGGTGGATGCAGGGCAGATCTACGGCCTTCTGGGTCCCAATGGCGCGGGCAAGTCCACGACCATCAAGATCCTGATGAACCTCGTGCGCCCCAGCGGGGGCACGGCGCAACTCTTCGGCAAGCCCGTGGAGGACGCAGAGACGCGCAGGCTGGTGGGCTTCGTGCCGGAGAACCCCGCCCCCTACGAGTACCTCACAGGCCGGGAGTTCGTGACGCTGGCCGGGCAGTTGGCGGGCCTGTCCGGCCAGGAGCTGGACACGCGCGTCACGGAGGTGCTGGGCGCCGTGGAGATGGCAGGCGCGGAGAAGTTGCAGATCCGCCGCTACTCCAAGGGCATGGTGCAGCGCGTGGCACTGGCGCAGGCGCTGGTGGGCCGGCCCAAGCTGCTCATCCTGGACGAGCCCACGAGCGGCCTGGATCCCCTGGGACGCCGACAGATGCGCGACCTCATCCTGGCGGAGCGGACCAAGGGAACCACCGTGCTGTTCTGCAGCCACATCATCCCGGACGTGGAGTCGCTCTGCGACCGGCTGGCGGTGCTGGTGGGTGGACGACGGGTGCGCGAAGGCAGCGTGCAGGAGCTGGTGTCCGCGCAGGTCCCCACGGTGGAGGTGGTGGTGGAGGGGATGAACTCCGAACAGGTGCGCGGCCTGGGCATCCCCCTGGAGTCGGTGCAGGCCCTGGACGGACGCGTGATGTTGCAGGTGGCCGACGTGGACAGCCAGCGGCTGTTGGGAGGCGTGCTGGGTGCGGGCGGCCGGGTGAACCGGATGCAGCCGGCTCGCTTTTCCCTGGAGCAGCTGTTCATGAACGCGCTGAAGGAATCTGGCCGCGCGACGAGCGTGGGTGGGGAGATCAACACGTGAGCGCCTTCTCCGCGATGATGTGGAATGGCTTTCGCGAGGCGCGCCGCAACCGGGTGACGGTGGTGGTGGGCGTGTTCGCCGCGGTGGTGCTGCTGTCATCCTCGCTGGTGACGGAGGTGACGGTCGCGACGTTCGACCGCGTGCTGACGGACTTCGGCCTGGGGATGATGAGCCTCATCCTCGTCTTCCTCACCATCTTCCTGTCCAGCAGCCTGCTCAGCCGGGAGATTGAACGGCGCACCATCTTCCTGGTGGTGAGCAAGCCCGTATCGCGCCGTCAGTTCCTGCTGGCGCGGCTGGCGGGCAACATGCTGACACTGGGCGTGCTGCTGGTGGCGATGACGCTCATCTTCCTGGGCGAGTTGCTGCTCTTCGGCGCGGACATCACGTCCACGCAGTTGCTGGCGAGCGCGGGGCTGTGGTTCGAACTGCTCATCCTCAGCAGCGTGGGCATCCTCTTCTCCAGCTTTGCCGGGCCGGCCGTGTCCGCCATCGCGACCACGGGCATGTACTTCACCGGACACCTGACGGGGGACCTGTACATGCTCGCCAGCCGTTCGGAGAGCAGCGCGGTCCAGGCGATTGGCAAGACCATCTACTACCTGCTGCCCAACCTGGAGCGGGTGAACTTCCGCCCCCAGGCCACGTACGCACTGCCTGTGGACGCGGCCACGTTCTTCTCTGGCGTGGGCTACAGCCTGGCGTGGACGCTGGTGCTCATCACCCTGGCCATCGCCATCTTCGAGCGGCGCGACTTCCGCTAGGAGGCCACCGCCCGGCGCCTGGGGATGAAGCGCGTCCCCAGGCAGGCCAGGAGAAGCCCCAGCCACGCGGTCGCCCCCACGAGGAGCCCTGCCGTCAAGCCGGGCGTGCGGTAGTGGAGTTCCACCACGTGTCTCCCGGCAGGGACCGCCACCGCGCGGACCGCGACGTTGGCGGGCAGGATGGAGACGTCCTGTCCGTCCAGCGTGGCGCGCCAGCCCGGTTGGAAGGCCTCGTTGACGACGAGGACCGCGGGGGCAGGCGCCTCCACCTCCACCGAGAGGTGCTCCGGCGTACCCGGGGACTCACGCACCGTCCCCAGGGACTCCTCCGGCGTGGGAGGCAGCGGAGCCGAACACTCCACGACAGCAACGTCCGGCGGAGGCAGCGTGGCGGCCGTCATCCGCCGCGCAGCCTCGGCCCGGTCTGCCACGCATTCAGGACGGGCCAGGAAGACACGCGGCATGGCGTCCGCGTACTCCACCAGCGTCAGGCCCAACCGCGGGTCCGCAAAGGAGCTCCGCGCGGACAGCTGCGGCCCCAGCGTCGAGAGCTCCGACGTTGCGCACGCGAGGAACCGGGTGCCCAGCCGAGGCGCGAGCCGCGTGAACCATTGCATCCGGTCCGCCTTGAGCTGGCGCACGCGGGGGCTGACGCCGGGCAGGTACTCGTTCGCGCTCTCCATGCCCGATAGCGCCACCATGTCCGGGGCCAGGGCGGACAACAGCATCAGATGCAGGCTGTCGTTGTAGTTCAGCCCGGGCAGGCGCGGCGGCGCGGTCTCGCGCAGCGACGAGGCCACGCGGATGGGCTCCCCCGGCGGGACCGACGCGCGAATGCGCTCGACGAAGGCGGGGGGAGTACTCAGCAGTTCCTCCGGGGACAGCTGGTAGAGCGGCTCGTTGGCTCGCATCAGCGAGCCCCACTGGAGGACCACCAGCAGGGCGCCTTGCAAGGTGGGCCACTCGCGCAGCAGGACCAGCACAGCGCAGGCGAACGCGAGCACCGCCGCGGCCCCCGTGACCGCGACGGCGTTGGTGGACAGCCCCTGGAGCACGGGCTCGGGGACGTCCGGCCAACGTACGCGCAACCAGTGCTCGCTCCACCACCGCCCTCTCCATTCGGCCAGCGCGAGCGCCGCGCATGGCAGCCCGAGGAGCACCCCCACCCACGTGACGGCCCGCTCCCGGCGCCCCATGCCCAGGCACCGCTTCCACCCCAGACCCGCCGCGATCGCGAGTCCCAACGACACGAGCGGCACCAGCTTCTCCGGGTAGCGGAAGGGCCTCCAGAACGGCACGAGGTGATAGGCCCAGCCGTACACCGGCAGTGCGTCGCCCAGGCAGAGCGCGAGCAGCAGCCCCCAGAGCGCCACAAAGGCCCACGCGCGCCATTGCCGGATGGAGGCGACCAGCCCCGCCACAGCCAGCACGCAGGCGGGAGTTCCCAGGTACACCGAATCCACCCAGACACGGCCGAACCCTCCCGACGGGACCAGGTGCGTCACGACGATGTAGGGGATGCCCTGGGTGCCCTGGGCGTCCGCCAGAAAGGGGCCCATGAGGAGCTCCCAGAGCCGCAGCGGGTGGAGTGAGAAGCGCTGGGCCTCTCCCAGCGAGCGCGCGCCGGGCTCCGAGGCCGCGGCGAGCGCCGCGGCTGGCAGGAGCTGCGGCGCGGCCAGCAGGCCCCCCGCGAGAATGAGCAGCGCGCAGGCCCCCACACGTCGGCGCCAAGGTCCGGCGAGTGGATCCAGGGCCGTCAGGCACACGATGAGCGCGTTGGCCATGACGAAGGCCTGGGCGTCTCCGGCGAATGCCAGCAGGGCCAGCGCCATGCCTGCGAGAGTCAGCCGGAGGAGACCCGGCTGACGGAGGTAGCGCAGCGTCAGCCAGAGCACCGCGGGGAGCGTGCTCGCCGCCTGGAGGTACTTGGGGTTGCTGGTGCTGCAGACCAGGTAGCCACAGAACGCGAACGTCACGCCCGCGAAGAGCGCGCCGGCCCGAGGGACGTCCCAGGAGCGGACCAGGGCGTACGTCCCGCCCAGCGCCACGGGAAAACAGACGAGCAGCGTCACCTTCGCGGCGAGCCCGAGCGGCAATACGAGATGCAGCCACATCGTCGGGTGGAACATCCCGGTGATGAAGATGCCGGGAAAGGACTGGCCCAGGCCGTCGTAGGGGAGCCAGTCAGGGAACTCGAACGCGGCGACGCGCGAGGCCCAATAGTGCCGCATGGGATAGAAGTCCCGCAGCGTGTCCCCGCCCATGAAGACGTCGGACGTGGTGAGCGCCCGGAAGAAGAAGAGTCCGAACAAGAGCCCCGCCAGCGCCACCCGCCCCCACCGCCCGACCGCTGTCCCACGCTCCGCGTCGCTCATCGCGCTCCCTGGCCGCCTGGCCCGCCGCGCCCGACCATAGCGGACCGCTCTCAGCGTGGTGGCGAGGAAGCCGCGGCCCGGGCCTCCGCCAACGCCTTGCGCGCGGGCTCCAGGCCCGGCGACAGGCGAAGGGCCTCCTCCAACGGCGCGACGGCCTCCGCTGCGCGGCCTGCCCGCACCAGTGTGCGGCCCAGTTCCAGCAATGAATCCACGCGCTGGGGCGACAGCCGGAGCGCGTCCTGGAAGCGTGCGATGGCCGCCTCCAGGTCCCCCTCCCGGCGGGACACGAGCCCCAGGTTGTGCCACGCGACGGGGTTGGACGGCATGAGCCGCGCCGTCCACTCGAACTCCCGCCGCGCCTCCGGCATCCGCCCCGCTTTCGCGTACGCCACCGCGAGGTTGTTGTGGACGCGGAAGTCTCCCGGAAGGAAGCGGGCGGCGAGTTCCAACTCTGGAAGGGCCGCGTCCAGCCGTCCCGCGTTCAGGTGGAGGTCGCCCAGCTTCACGTGGATGAGGGGCCGGTCCGCTGCATGCGCCTGGACGTAGGTCCAGAGCGACAGCTCATCGCGCCACGTCGGCACGTACGCCAGCGTCAGCGCCGCGAAGACCGCCAGCACGCCTCCGGACGCGAGCGCCAGCGTCCTCGCGCCTCCGGGCCACTTCCGCAGTGCCTCGCGCAGGGCCAGGCCCACCAGGAGCACGAAGCCAACCGACGGCAGGTACAGGTACCGCTCGGCATACGCGTCCACACCCCGCGCCTGCAGCACCCAGGCGGGCACCAGAGGCACCCCCAGCCACACCAGCCCCGCCCCCGCGATGGCGTGTCTCCTGCGCCAGGCCCAGATGGCCAGCGCCACCAGGCCCACGAGGAGCGCACATCCCAGCCCCACGCGGGCATCCAGCAGGGAGCGCACGGGCCCTTCCGGAGACACCACAGCCAATGGCGAGGGCCACAGCAGCTTGCCACCCAGGTCCGCGGGAAACGCCAGCAGCCCTCCGAGCCGCGACCCGCCTCCAGCACCGGGAGCCTCCGGCAGCCCCCCGCGCAGGGCCGTCAGCCGCAGCACCGCGTACATGCCCCCCCCCACGCACAAGAGCGCGTAACGCCGGGCCTGCGAGCCCAGCCCGCCGCGCTCCAATGGGGAGGCGGTGGCGCGCTCCAGGCTCCACAGGAGCACGGGCAACACGAAAGCGGTCTCCTTGAGGAGCAGGGCCGCGAGCCACGCCCCCGAAGCCGCCACCGTCCTGAGCGGTGTCGCGGGGACAGGCAGCCACAACCGCGCCGCCACCACCAGCAGCAGGGCCATGCCCACGTCCATGGCGCCGCTCACCCAGGCGACCGCCTCCGTGTGGACCGGATGAAGCGCGAAGAGGAGCGCGCCTCCCAGCGAGGCCCAGGCCCCGGCGCCACCATCCTCCACGGGACGAGAGCGAACCAGACACGCGCGCAGCAGCCAGAGCACCCCCGCCGATACCGCGGCGTGCGCCATCATGAGCGCCAGATGGTGGACCCACGCCGCAGGGCCAGCCATCCGCCGCAGCACGAAGAGGACCACATGCAGCAGGGGGCGGTAGTAATGGTTCCGGACGTCTTGCGCGGTGGACGACTCGAGGAAGCCGAACAGGGGCTGGCCAAAGGACTCGCGCACCCCCGCGAGCGAGCGCGGCCACGGGTTCTCCAGCACGAGCTGCACGTCGTCGTAGACGAACCCGTTCGCCAGGGTGCCCGCGAACACGAGCAGCGCGGACAGGGCCACCGCACCGTACTGGAGCGAAGGACGAAGAGACAGGGAAGGTGGCGGCATCGGGAGAGACCTTCGAACCACTCAGCCCACGCGCGTGTTGCCGGGCTCGTCCAGTTCGTCCGTGAGGCCGTGCTTCGCCAGCCGGTAGCGGAAGGAGCGGAACGACAGGCCCAGGAGCTCCGCGGCGCGCGTCTTCACCCCCTGCGCCTGCTTGAGCGCGGCCAGCAGGTGCCGGCGCTCGTGGTCGTCCAGGTGCCGCTCCAGGTTGAAGCCCTGTCCCAGCACCGGCTCGCCGGTGTCACCCGGGCGGGCCTGCGGCTCCGCCTCTCCGCGCACGGAGGGCGGCAGCGTCGCGGGTGAGAGCACGTCCGTGTCCGACAGCGTGGCCGCGCGCTCCACCATGTTCTGCAGCTGGCGCACGTTGCCCGGAAAGGCGTAGCGCTCCATCAACGCCAGCGTCTCCGGCGCGAAGCGCAGCCCCGGGCGCCCCAGCTCCTCCGCCAGGCGCGACAGGAAGTGCGTCGCCAGGGCCGGGATGTCCTCCGGCCGCTCGCGCAGCGGGGGCAGCTCCAGCGTGATGACGTTGAGCCGGTAGAAGAGGTCCTCGCGGAAGCGGCCCGCCTTCACCTCCGCCTCCAGCCTGCGGTTGGTGGCCGCGATGACGCGCGCCTGGAAGGGGATCTCCGCCGCGCTGCCCACCGGCTTCACCTTGCGCTCCTGCAGCACGCGCAACAGCTTCACCTGCGTGGCCAGGGGCATCTCCCCCACCTCGTCCAGCATCACCGTGCCCTCGCCCGCGGAGATGAGCAGGCCCTGCCGCTCGTGCGTGGCGCCGGTGAAGGACCCGCGCATGTGCCCGAAGAGCTCGCTCTCCAGCACGCCCTCGTTGAGGGCCGCGCAGTTGAAGGGCAGGAAGGGCTGCGCCGCGCGGTGGCCCCGCAGGTGGACGGCCCGCGCCACCAACTCCTTGCCGGTGCCACTCTCCCCCGTCACCAGCACCGTGCTGCGCCCCGGCGCCACCTTCTCCACCAGCTGCCACACGGCGCGCATGCGGGCGCTGGTGCCCACGAGCAGCCCGCCCAGCCCGGGCAACAGCCGCGCCTTCAGCGTGCTGTTCTCCTGGCGCAGCGCGCGCTTCTCCAGCGCCTTGTGCACCAGGAGCCGCAGCTCCTCGTTGTCGAAGGGCTTGCAGATGTAGTCGTAGGCGCCCTCGCGCATGGCCTCCACCGCGGAGGACGGCGTGCCGAAGGCGGTGATGAGCACCACCTCCGGCGGCTCCTTGAGCGCTCTCGCCGCGCGCAGCACGTCCAGGCCGCTGCCCGCCGCCCCCAGCTTCATGTCGGAGATGACCAGGTCCACCGGATCCCTGGCCAGCACCGCGCGGGCGGGCTCCACGCCGGGCACGCTCGTCACCGCGTAGCCCTCGCGCACGAGCAATATCTCCAGGTACTCGCGCATGGACAGCTCGTCGTCCACCACCAGCACG
This genomic interval carries:
- a CDS encoding ABC transporter permease yields the protein MSAFSAMMWNGFREARRNRVTVVVGVFAAVVLLSSSLVTEVTVATFDRVLTDFGLGMMSLILVFLTIFLSSSLLSREIERRTIFLVVSKPVSRRQFLLARLAGNMLTLGVLLVAMTLIFLGELLLFGADITSTQLLASAGLWFELLILSSVGILFSSFAGPAVSAIATTGMYFTGHLTGDLYMLASRSESSAVQAIGKTIYYLLPNLERVNFRPQATYALPVDAATFFSGVGYSLAWTLVLITLAIAIFERRDFR
- a CDS encoding ABC transporter ATP-binding protein, coding for MTNPNPEAPPILAQGLHKTYKVGFWFNRTVRALQSMDLRVDAGQIYGLLGPNGAGKSTTIKILMNLVRPSGGTAQLFGKPVEDAETRRLVGFVPENPAPYEYLTGREFVTLAGQLAGLSGQELDTRVTEVLGAVEMAGAEKLQIRRYSKGMVQRVALAQALVGRPKLLILDEPTSGLDPLGRRQMRDLILAERTKGTTVLFCSHIIPDVESLCDRLAVLVGGRRVREGSVQELVSAQVPTVEVVVEGMNSEQVRGLGIPLESVQALDGRVMLQVADVDSQRLLGGVLGAGGRVNRMQPARFSLEQLFMNALKESGRATSVGGEINT
- a CDS encoding type IV pilin protein → MMNRLFRKKGGFTLIELMIVVAIIGILAAIAIPNFIRFQAKSKQSEAKTNLKAIFTAQKSYFGEKDKYVTDFTVIGFDPEPANRYSYGLKAGCVAAVPATAAGRVDAKTGCIGQDSGKFATAPTAANAFGTLGIEGTCPSCNFYANAIGNVDNDPAGDVWGITSNPTGGTLTGTCGVDTTISSAGEPGNAYNDVSCE
- a CDS encoding sigma-54-dependent transcriptional regulator, which encodes MVDDELSMREYLEILLVREGYAVTSVPGVEPARAVLARDPVDLVISDMKLGAAGSGLDVLRAARALKEPPEVVLITAFGTPSSAVEAMREGAYDYICKPFDNEELRLLVHKALEKRALRQENSTLKARLLPGLGGLLVGTSARMRAVWQLVEKVAPGRSTVLVTGESGTGKELVARAVHLRGHRAAQPFLPFNCAALNEGVLESELFGHMRGSFTGATHERQGLLISAGEGTVMLDEVGEMPLATQVKLLRVLQERKVKPVGSAAEIPFQARVIAATNRRLEAEVKAGRFREDLFYRLNVITLELPPLRERPEDIPALATHFLSRLAEELGRPGLRFAPETLALMERYAFPGNVRQLQNMVERAATLSDTDVLSPATLPPSVRGEAEPQARPGDTGEPVLGQGFNLERHLDDHERRHLLAALKQAQGVKTRAAELLGLSFRSFRYRLAKHGLTDELDEPGNTRVG
- a CDS encoding tetratricopeptide repeat protein, whose translation is MPPPSLSLRPSLQYGAVALSALLVFAGTLANGFVYDDVQLVLENPWPRSLAGVRESFGQPLFGFLESSTAQDVRNHYYRPLLHVVLFVLRRMAGPAAWVHHLALMMAHAAVSAGVLWLLRACLVRSRPVEDGGAGAWASLGGALLFALHPVHTEAVAWVSGAMDVGMALLLVVAARLWLPVPATPLRTVAASGAWLAALLLKETAFVLPVLLWSLERATASPLERGGLGSQARRYALLCVGGGMYAVLRLTALRGGLPEAPGAGGGSRLGGLLAFPADLGGKLLWPSPLAVVSPEGPVRSLLDARVGLGCALLVGLVALAIWAWRRRHAIAGAGLVWLGVPLVPAWVLQARGVDAYAERYLYLPSVGFVLLVGLALREALRKWPGGARTLALASGGVLAVFAALTLAYVPTWRDELSLWTYVQAHAADRPLIHVKLGDLHLNAGRLDAALPELELAARFLPGDFRVHNNLAVAYAKAGRMPEARREFEWTARLMPSNPVAWHNLGLVSRREGDLEAAIARFQDALRLSPQRVDSLLELGRTLVRAGRAAEAVAPLEEALRLSPGLEPARKALAEARAAASSPPR
- a CDS encoding lipopolysaccharide assembly protein LapB, giving the protein MIKVLDLLRFAPGLLLLATLSAPPGRPAQKQGGGPLLPRPGLLQTLFKSQQGLVTDYFWIMMMNRIGIAVRPDQYRDVYDYAELVTDLDPKFRQAYLYGGITIPVHLGREKYANTAESTRLLRKGLQHLPDNEQIAFQLAYNLMFFDKNYKEAADIIQELSKRPDAPPWYSALATRLYAQSGDFDNSLSLSMALRDGAQDEETREFYAHRVEEIRQERILRDLDAAIQHYKAREGHLPDGLAALVTSGDLPRIPEDPLGGKLFLGEDGRAYSDAVKFRMELIQDERDENGERLVPKPRVTTHDESQP
- a CDS encoding sensor histidine kinase — its product is MKWRIASVAFLLGSLSTGLSWLTLQPVLIRLLDMARRLALPGSLDTEGLARIRAFLPLALGLDLLVLTVLAYGVLDLAVGRPLRAMEKSVAQLGRLQLDVPLSGQGGPFLSRIQRELQRMAEALRQEQALTRSQLEALREANARLARAQTELVASERLATVGKLAAGVAHEVGNPLAGILGYLSLARSKAQGPELKDFLERIDHEVLRIDRIVRGLLDLGRPASTQPGPVDVGQVVETCVRLVRAGPELDRVDVTLELAPGLLARADPGPLSQILINLLLNAAQAMGGEGRVRISTRREDARVLVEVEDSGPGLSPEVRARLFEPFFTTKGRQGTGLGLAVSLNLAQGMGGRLDASDGAGGGACFRLDLPAP
- a CDS encoding YfhO family protein, whose translation is MSDAERGTAVGRWGRVALAGLLFGLFFFRALTTSDVFMGGDTLRDFYPMRHYWASRVAAFEFPDWLPYDGLGQSFPGIFITGMFHPTMWLHLVLPLGLAAKVTLLVCFPVALGGTYALVRSWDVPRAGALFAGVTFAFCGYLVCSTSNPKYLQAASTLPAVLWLTLRYLRQPGLLRLTLAGMALALLAFAGDAQAFVMANALIVCLTALDPLAGPWRRRVGACALLILAGGLLAAPQLLPAAALAAASEPGARSLGEAQRFSLHPLRLWELLMGPFLADAQGTQGIPYIVVTHLVPSGGFGRVWVDSVYLGTPACVLAVAGLVASIRQWRAWAFVALWGLLLALCLGDALPVYGWAYHLVPFWRPFRYPEKLVPLVSLGLAIAAGLGWKRCLGMGRRERAVTWVGVLLGLPCAALALAEWRGRWWSEHWLRVRWPDVPEPVLQGLSTNAVAVTGAAAVLAFACAVLVLLREWPTLQGALLVVLQWGSLMRANEPLYQLSPEELLSTPPAFVERIRASVPPGEPIRVASSLRETAPPRLPGLNYNDSLHLMLLSALAPDMVALSGMESANEYLPGVSPRVRQLKADRMQWFTRLAPRLGTRFLACATSELSTLGPQLSARSSFADPRLGLTLVEYADAMPRVFLARPECVADRAEAARRMTAATLPPPDVAVVECSAPLPPTPEESLGTVRESPGTPEHLSVEVEAPAPAVLVVNEAFQPGWRATLDGQDVSILPANVAVRAVAVPAGRHVVELHYRTPGLTAGLLVGATAWLGLLLACLGTRFIPRRRAVAS
- a CDS encoding A24 family peptidase yields the protein MTFTYAPGWAEPLFILFLFILGLCIGSFLNVVIARVPEGLSIVRPGSRCPKCGHVLSWYENIPVLSWLGLRGRCRGCGAPISPRYVLVELLTGLLFLACLKRFDWTYALVPALVLVFLLVPLTFIDLEHWILPFSLTVPGIVAGVLLAIPRGVDAVWHAVLGAAVGFLGFRLMEYVGWRAFKREALGGGDKYLVALLGAFLGWHSLLGILFFASLQGSIVGVALLAFTGRAGPRGAPEAEAPAQPPPPQDPQADAPVTPAPEAPAAPEEDAEPEPTMTWDFMKPGVPLWKRVVLVPGSLLFQPIPDAPLDEEGEEIDEWVPGPTNIPFGPWLALAGLEVMLLGPLLMRVLPVDVALMLGGTR